The Kribbella jejuensis region CCTCCACCATCTCCGCGTGTGCGGTGGCGGGTTTCCATCCGCCGGGGCCGAGCGCCTCTACACGAGTGGACGTCCGGCGAAGCCGCTCGGCGTACAGGTCCTGGTAATCGGCCATCGCGTTGGTGATCGACCACGCGACCGTCCCGGTATGCCCGAAGTGCGCGAGCCCCGGAATTCCCGGCACTGCCAGCCCGAGTACGTCGTACTCCGGACATGTCAGCCGGATCTGCTGATAGACGCCCGGGCTCTCGACGTACCTGTGTGGATCACCCGCAACGATCGCCGCCCCGGAAGCGGTGTGCGAACCAGGGATCAGCCAACCGTTGCTCCCGGCACCATGCGGACCCTCCGACGAGAACAACTCGAGCGCCTCGTCGCCCAGCAGCGAGGCGACATGCGTCCGCCAGAGCTTCGACGGGAACCCCGCGAAGAGGATATGTACCGCCAGCCAGATCCCGAGCGGTGTCCACGGCTCCCACTTCTCCAACGTCAACCCGGTCTCAGCGAACTCCGGGGCCCGCCGCGCTCCGCCCGGCAGCGCGTGGTTCACCCCGTCGACGTACGCCGACACCCACTCCTGGGTCGCCGCGTCGAGCGCCTCGAAGCATCGCCGTGCGGTGTCCGCCAACCGCGCCTGCCGCGCGAACACGTCCCACCCGACCGCCTCCACCCCGAGGAACGCAGCAGTCGTCCCAAGACACCGCCGCCGTTCCAACTCAATCTGCCAGGCGCGGTCCCGGGCCGCGTTCACCCCCTGCAAATACACCAGCGCGAGCGGGTCCCCGGCCTCCAACTGCGGCACGCCGTACGCATCCCGAAACACCCTCGCGCTCAAAAGATCCCCACTTCAATCAGACAGATCCCCAACCTACGGCACCCACCCCCAATCCCAACCCCAATTCTCGCTGGCTGGTGAGTCAGTGTGCGGTGTGCGCCGGTGCGGGGGTGTTGGTCTGGAGGGCGGCGTCGACGGCTGTTTGGGCGTGGAGTTGCATTGAGTCGAGGAGGGGGAGGGGGAGTCCGCGGGGCTGATCAGGAGTTCGATCTCGGTGCAGGCGAGGATGATTGCTTCGGCGCCTTGGGTGGCGAGGTGGTTGATGATGGTGGTGTATGCGACTCGTGAGCGGTCCACGATCAGGCCTTGGGTGAGTTCGTCGAAGATGATTCGGTCTGCCAGCTCTCGGTCGGCCGGCTCGGGGACGACGACCTCGAGGCCCGCGGACCGCAGGTGGGCGAGGTAGAAGTCCTCCTCCATCACCCAGCAGCTGCCGAGCAGTCCGACCTTTGTGAGTCCGTCTGTCACCGCGCGACGTGCGACGGCGTCCGCGACGTGCAGCAGCGGTACGTCGACCGCGGTGGCGACGGCCTCGGCGTTCTTGTGCATGAGGTTCGAGCAGATCAGGATCATGTCGGCGCCGGCCAACTGACAGCGACGGCCCGCCTCGGCCAGGAGCCGTCCGGCCCCGGCCCAGTCGCCGAGTTGCTGATAGCGCCGGACCTCGGCGAAATCGAGTGATTGCAGCGCGATCTTCGCCGAGGCGTGCCCACCGAGCCGGCGCTGCGTCTCCTCGTTGATCACCCGGTAGTACTCCACGGTCGAGTACCAGCTCAGCCCGCCGATCAGCCCAATGGTCATCATGCGTCGATTCTCGGAGCGACCGAGCTTGAAGAGAATCCCTGTTGTTCCTGGGTCACCTCAAAGCCAGACTTATGGCTGTGGATCTACGTCGAGTGATGATCTTCCGGTCGGTGGCCAGAGCCGGCTCGATCAGCGCCGCCGCGCGCGAGCTCGGGTGGACCCAGCCGGCGGTCAGCCAGCACCTGGCTGCGTTGGAGCGTGAGGTCGGTACGCCGCTGTTGCTGCGCGGGCCCCGCGGGGTCGAGATCACCGAGGCCGGTCGCCTGCTCCTGGCCCGCGCCGACACGGTCGCCGGCCAGCTACACCTGGCAGACGAGGAACTGGCCGCCATCGCCCAACTGCGACGAGGAAGCGTACGACTGGCGGCGTACCCGTCCGCGCTCGCAACCATCGTTCCTAAAGCCGTCGCCGCTGTGCACCACCGGTACCCGGACATCGA contains the following coding sequences:
- a CDS encoding aspartate/glutamate racemase family protein is translated as MMTIGLIGGLSWYSTVEYYRVINEETQRRLGGHASAKIALQSLDFAEVRRYQQLGDWAGAGRLLAEAGRRCQLAGADMILICSNLMHKNAEAVATAVDVPLLHVADAVARRAVTDGLTKVGLLGSCWVMEEDFYLAHLRSAGLEVVVPEPADRELADRIIFDELTQGLIVDRSRVAYTTIINHLATQGAEAIILACTEIELLISPADSPSPSSTQCNSTPKQPSTPPSRPTPPHRRTPHTDSPASENWGWDWGWVP